The sequence TAGGATTGGAAGCATGGGACCTAGAGCATCCCTTCCCTGACTTCTGACTGCCATGAGCAGGGCCTCCTCACCTGTACAGGTAATAGAAGAAGGAGAGCAGGTAGAAGGCGAGTTTGCACCAGGACTCCTTCTGGCAGTAGTTGAGGATGTCAGCATTCATGATGGAGACCGCATCATACATGACCTCGGAGCCATCCGCAGGACGATGGAAGTACCTGGGGTGAAGGAGGGGCCTGAGCGCCCACCATCAAAGTGTCCACCCCCATCTTGCCCCTGCTTCTCCACCTCACTCCCCCACGCCCCACCAGGACAGTTtccagaggtgggagaggagggggatgTTGAGGTCCTCACCTCCAGAGGTGGTAGAAGAGGAGGGGGATGTTGAGGCCCAGGGTCACCCACTCTGCTGCACACAGAAACATCAGACAGAAGAGGCCGTGGATGGAGTATTCTGGGAccaccagctgggga is a genomic window of Acinonyx jubatus isolate Ajub_Pintada_27869175 chromosome D1, VMU_Ajub_asm_v1.0, whole genome shotgun sequence containing:
- the CNIH2 gene encoding protein cornichon homolog 2, whose amino-acid sequence is MAFTFAAFCYMLTLVLCASLIFFVIWHIIAFDELRTDFKNPIDQGNPARARERLKNIERICCLLRKLVVPEYSIHGLFCLMFLCAAEWVTLGLNIPLLFYHLWRYFHRPADGSEVMYDAVSIMNADILNYCQKESWCKLAFYLLSFFYYLYSMVYTLVSF